The DNA window CCGCATTGTATGGCGCCTTTCAGCGCCCGTAACCGAACTCGCCCGAGTTTGACGGCCGTTTCCCTGTCTCAGAAGCCTCCCTCCAAAGTCTGGCGACTTCGCTGCATGCGGTTCGCCAGGTAATCCGGCCGGTCCCCCGTTTGAATGTTGCAGGCGACGGGCCGGGCCATCATAATTTGTGGAAGCGATCCTCTCACGTGGGATCGTTCTTCTCGCCTTGATTTCTGCCATTCAGGAAGTCGGGCTTTCCTCCTACCCCATTTCCTGCCAAGTGGTTGAGACCGATATGATCCGTTACGCCTGGTTATTCTGTTTACTTCTGCCTTGTGCCGCCAGCGCGGAGCAGCCGAACTGGAATCAGTTCCGCGGTCCGGCGGGCGATGGCCACGCCACGGCCGTGAATTTGCCTGTCGAGCTGAGCGAAACCAAGAATCTGGTATGGAAAACGGCGATCCGCGGCAAAGCCTGGTCGTCGCCCGTCGCCTGGGGCGATCAGATCTGGCTGACGACGGCCCCCGAGGACGGCAAACAGCTGTCGCTGCTGTGCGTCGATTTCAAGACGGGCGAGATCATCAAAGACATTGTGGTGTTCGACAACCCGGATCCGGCTTTCTGCCATGGCATGAACAGCTACGCCACGCCGACGCCTGTGATTGAAGAGGGCCGCATCTACGTGCATTACGGTTCGGCCGGCACAGCGGCGGTCGACACGGCATCGGGCGAGGTCCTGTGGACGCGTCGCGATCTGCCCTGCGATCACTTCCGCGGGGCCGCCTCTTCTCCGATCGTTTTTGAAGATCTGTTGATCATTCCGTTCGACGGCTTCGACGTGCAGTATGTGGCCGCGCTCAACAAGAAGGACGGTACGACCGCCTGGAAAACGCCGCGGACCTTCGACTTCGGCACCAAGAACGGCGACAACAAAAAGGCTTACTGCACGCCGGCCGTGTTTGAAGTCAACGGCAGCCCCCAGCTGGTCTGTCCGGCCGCAGTCGCGACGGAAACCCTCGATCCGCGCACCGGCAAACTGCTGTGGACCGTGTTCCATGGCGGCATGAACGCTTCGGCCCGACCGCTGTATGGCGAAGGCCTGATCTTTATCACCAACGGCATGGGCCGCATGGTCGCAGCCGCCCCGCCGGCCGCCGGCTCCGACGAAGCCGAAGTCGCCTGGGAAAGCAGCAAAGGGGTTCCCAAGAAAGCCTCCCTGTTGCTGATCGATGGCCTGCTGTACATGGCGGCCGACACCGGCGTGGTGTCCTGTGTGGAACCGAAAACGGGCGACGTGATCTGGTCGGAACGCCTGGTCAAAGAGTATGCCGCTTCGCCGCTGTACGCGGACGGCCGGATTTATCTGTTTGGCCGCGAAGGGGAAATCCACGTGCTGCAGCCCGGCCGGGAATTCAAACTGCTGGCGGAAACCAAACTGGCCAACGGCTTCATGGCGAGCCCGGCCGTGGTGGACGATTCGATTCTGGTGCGAAGCACTTCAGACCTGTACCGTTTCGAAAAGCCGTAGCACTGGCAGTTAGCAAACGCCCGCGCGGTTTTTGATCGACGGTCGTCCTGCGGAGAGCCAGGGCGACGAACGGCAGTGCGGATCGGTCGTCTGGCCTGCTGCTCTCCTTTTTTGCCGGCGGTTTCATTCTGGCTCTCCTGCGTTTGGCGACCTGCTGCTTTCAGGCCGGAATCGCGGTTGACGGACAAGGGCGCCCTTCCTATGATCCCCGCCTAAGCGTCAGGAAGACGCTGTTTTTTTGAGAATCTGTGCCAGGTTTGCGGATTCTGTGGCTTGCAGCGGTCATGATGACCGAAGAAAAAAACATCACGCACCCTCAGGGCGAGGATCGCCCGACAAAGAGTGCGCCTTGTCAAAAACATTAGTCTCCTCAGGGAAGAGGACGCCGGTCTTACGAAGCGAAACGGTTCCTTCGCAAGCTGCGGCCTGATCGGCTGTCTGATATGACGAAGTGGAGGCGCTCGCGCCTCGCCGCACGTCCTTTCCGGCCACAACGTAGGGATACGATCGATGCGAACAACCTTCTCGCATACGGCGATGTGCTTGTTGACGCTGTCTGGCGCCGTACTCGTTTCTGGTTGCAAAACGACCAGTTGGGACGCGCCGAACTGGATGAGCTGGAACAGTTCCGACAAAGCCCTCGCTGCCAGCGAAGAGCTGCCGGAACCGCCCTCGATTTCACTCCAGCCGACCGCCACCCAGACGGCCGCCAACGCCACGCCGGCCGCCGCCAGCACTACCGCTGACGCCGCGCTGCCTGCTTATCCGACAACCTCCACTGGCACGCAAACCGCAGCCACCGGAGGAGCCAACTACCAGACCGGACCGTACGACGTTTCCGGCGGGGCGGGCCAGCCGGCCTATTCCACGGCGGACGCCCGCGGCGCTGCCGGTGGTTACTCTCCGGCTGCCGGCCAACCGACCGCCAACAATCCTTATGGCTATGGCCCCCCGGCCACCGGCGCTCCCGCCGGCGGACAGGCGGCTTCCTATCCGCCTCCGGCTGCCAGCGGCTCCTACGGCGACGCTTACCAGGCTCCCACAAACTACCCGGCCCAGGGCGCCTATCCCGCGGCAGGCGGCCAGTACGGCGCCCCGCAGGGAAGCTATCCGACAGGCGGAACGGACGCTTACAACGCCGCCGCTTCTCCGCCGACCGCGTTTGATCCGGCCGCTGCCGGCCAGTACAACACCGCTCCGCCCAGCAACTATGCTCCGGCCAGCCCGCAGGGCAGCTATGCTCCCGCCGGCGACTACAACCCGGGCGGCACTTACGCCCCGCCGGGCAGCTCGGCTCCCAGCAGCTACCAGGGTGGAAGTTACCAGGGCAGCAGCACCCAGGGCGGCAGCTATCCGGGAGCAACAGCTCCCAGCGGCGCCGCGATGGAACAGGCCGTGGCGGAGACTTCGCCCAACAGCACGCGTTACTCGGACTCGCCCGCCAGCCAGGAATTGTTAGGCCACGGCGGTGCAGCGACGAACGGCTTTGCCTCGACCTCCTCGATCGACGCCCCGGCAAGCAGCATGCCGCCGGCCGATCCGGCATACGCTCCGCCCGCCAGCCTGTCCCAGGCGGCCAGCGGCTATCGCCCCGGCAGCACCGCCGGCGGCAGCGTCGCTCAGGCCTCTTACGCTCCGTCCAGCGGAAGCTACGGCGCCGCTCCGAGCAGCTACGGCGGCCAGGGTGCGTATGCGGAAACGGCCTCCTCCACCAGTAATTATGGAGCCGGCAACTACCAGCCCCCGGCCAGTCCGACTTCGGGCGGCCAGTTCCAGTCCGGCGGGTCTTTCCAGGGCGGCGGTTCTTACGCTCCCGGCAGCACCGGCCAGGGCACGACCTACCGCTAACGTCTGCGGGCTTCGTCCCTCCGGGCTCCCCTCGAGTTATCATCGCCTCCTTGTCGACGCCGACAAGGAGGCTTTTTTCGTTTAGACTGGACCGACCGGGCCGCGACGACTCTAGTGCTGCGTCAAACTTCAATCTTAGAGTGAGCGATTTCGGCCGTGCTGCTGTGCTGCCAAAAAAACCGCGGGCTAGCGCCCGGCGGCTGATTTAGAGAAACCTGATTTTATCGTTTGACGCACCACTAGCCGGGCTGCGTCTTCTTTTACTGTGACACGTTTATGTCACCGCTATTGATTGACTTCGCCGGGAACGACTACCTGGGCCTCGCCCGCGATCCGCGATTGGCGGCGGCGCTCAGCGAAGCGGCGGCCGCACAGGGGATAAGCGCTACCAGTTCCCGCTGGGGACTCGGCTGGACCGACCTGCACGAGCAGTTGGAGTGCGACCTGGCCGCCTTCTTTGGCGCCGAGGCGGCCTGTCTGCTCGGCCAGGCGTTCCTGGGCGGGCTGGCCTGGTTTACGACGGTCGACGCTTCTCGCCGCACGGTCTACTGCGACGAACAAAGCCACGCCAATCTGACCCTGGGGATGCAGGCGGCCGGCCTGGCAGTGCGACGTTATCGCCATTGCGATCCGGACGATCTGGAACGGCGGCTGCGACAGGACCAGGGCGGCGCGATCATCGCCAGCGACGCCGTTTTTGGCATCTCGGGCCGCATCGCTCCGCTCACGGCGCTGCGCGATCTGTCACGCGAGTTCGCCGCCGACCTGCTGCTCGACGACGCGCATGGCGTATTCGCCCTGGGACCGCAGGGTCGGGGCGCCTTGGAAGCCGCCGGCGTGCAGGCGCACGAAGCGACGCTGCTCGGTTCGCTGGGCAAGGCGCTCGGTTGCGCGGGCGGGTTCCTGGTCGGCAGCCTCGACCGGGTCGAACGGCTACGACGCTGCCCTGCGGTCGCCGGCAGCACGCCGCTGGCGATACCTTTGGTCGCCGCCGCGATTGCCGCGATACGGATCGTGAGGGACGAACCGGAACGACGGGAACGGCTGCAGCAGCACGCCGTCCGCATGCGACAGGACCTGCTGGCCGCCGGCCTGGCGACCGTTGCCTGCGACACGCCCATTCTCGCGGCGCCGCTGGGCGACGTCGACCGGGCCATGCAGCTGGCGGACCATTTCGCCCGGCATGGCTTGCGGATCCCTTACTTTCCGTACGCCAGCGAGCCGCGGGCCGATCTGCTACGCATGGTCGCCCGCAGCTGCTACACGCCCGCGCAGCTCGACCGTTTTTCGCGAGCGCTGGCCGACCGTCCCTGAGCTGCGCTGGCCGGTGCGTTCTGTCTGGCGTGCTCTCCGCGACCTTCCCGCCGGGAGACCGCGAGACGCCTGCCAACAATCTGGTTGCCGCGGGCCTGCGGTTGGTTCAAGATGAGGGCAACATCTACCCCCGACTTCCTCCCTGATTGAGGCGCCCGATGAAGAGTTTATCTGTAATGGCCGGCTGTGCTGTCTGCCTGTTGCTGGGCAGCGGTCCGCTGGTCGCTGACCCTGGCGTGGTTTACGAAGGCGGCGAGGGCCCCGGCAAAGGCAAGCATGTCGTGTTGATCGCCGGCGATGAAGAATATCGCTCCGAAGAAGGCCTGCCGATGCTGGCCAAAATCCTGTCGCAGCGGCACGGCTTCCAGTGCACCGTGCTGTTCTCGGTCGACCCGGAAACGGGCGAGATCGACCCCAACAACCAGACCAACATCCCCGGCATGGCCGCGCTCGATAACGCCGACATGGTCATCCTGGGACTGCGGTTTCGCGAATTGCCCGACGCCGACATGAAGCACCTGGTCGACTATATCCATGCCGGCAAACCGATCATGGGGCTGCGCACCTCGACCCACTCCTTCAATTACAGTCGAAACAAAACCAGCCCTTACGCCAAATACAGTTTCCAGAATCGCGACTGGCCCGGCGGATTCGGCCAGCAGGTGCTGGGCGAAACCTGGATCAACCATCATGGCCAGCATGGCAAGGAAAGCACCCGCGGCGTGATCAACACGAAGCAGATCAAACACCCCATCCTGACCGGCGTAGACGATATCTGGGGACCGACCGATGTATATGGCGTGAAAAACCTGCCCGACGACGCCGTGGTTCTGGTCCGCGGCCAGGTGCTGTCCGGCATGGAACCGACCGACAAACCGGTCGAAGGGAAAAAGAACGATCCGCTCATGCCGCTGGTCTGGACGAAAACCTGGCAGGGCGAATCCGGCAAGCCGTGCCGCGTGATCTGCACCACGATGGGCGCCGCGGTCGATCTGGAAAGCGCCGGCCTGCGACGTCTTCTCGTCAACGCGGTCTACTGGGGCGTGGGCCTGGAAGATCAAATCTCGGCCGACAGCAGCGTCGACTATGTGGGCGAGTATGATCCTTCCTTCTTTGGCTTCAACAAAGCGAAAAAAGGGGTCAAACCGGCCGACCATCAACTGAAGTAAGGCCGCCTGCCGGGTCGTCCTGCTTCGCCTGGGAAACGGTTCGTGCGAAAACGGCGCACGAACCGACCTGCGGCATGCCGCATGAGGCGTAATTCGACCCCGCATCTGTCGCCAGCGGATGGATGGCGGGCGTTAGCCATTTCGACAGCGGGGAAAGAAATCCGATTGGCGTGCGATTGCCTCCACGGCCAAGGGAACCAGGGTTACGGAACCTGCCTTCCCTAGTAGAATCAGCGGAAGTTGTTTCTATGACAGCCCGGAGGCGATGCGATGCAGTTAGGTTTTGTGAGTGCGATTCTGCCCGAATCCACGCTGGAGGAAGTCTTCGCGGCGGCAGCGGAGTTTGGCTACGATTGCGTCGAGCTGATGTGCTGGCCGCAAGGGAAAGCCGAACGGCGTTACGCGGGCGTCACCCATCTTGACACGGCCCGTTTTGACCAGGGCGCGGCCGAGGAAACGCTGGCGCTGGCCGATCGCTATGGCGTGGCGATCAGCGGCCTGGGCTACTATCCCAACCCGCTTTCTCCCGACGCCGCCGAGGCGGAAGGCGCCGTCGCGCAGATCCGCAGCGTGATCGCGGCCGCCGCGGTGCTGGGCGTCCGTCGCATGAACACGTTCATCGGCCGCGACTGGAAGCTGTCCGTCGACGACAACTGGCCCCGCTTCCTGCAGACCTGGGAACCGATCATTCGCTTCGCCGAAGAACAGAACGTGCAGGTCGGCATTGAGAACTGCCCCATGCTGTTCACCGACGACGAATGGCCCGGCGGCAAGAACCTGGCGATCAGCCCGGCCATTTGGAGCCGCATGTTCGAAGCGATCCCCAGCACGCACTTTGGGCTGAACTACGACCCGTCGCACATGGTCTGGCAGCAAATGGATTACCTGCAGCCCCTGGTCGATTTCGCCGACCGCATCTTCCACGTGCACGCCAAAGATGTGCGCGTCGACCGCCGCCTGCTGGACCAGGTCGGCATCCTGGCGAAACCGATCGAGTACCATACGCCCAAACTGCCCGGCCTGGGCGAAGTCGACTGGGGCCGCTTCTGCTCCGTCCTGGGCGACTCGGGCTATACCGGTCCGGTCTGCGTGGAGATCGAAGACCGTATCTACGAAGGATCGCTCGCCGCCCGGCGCCAGGCTTTGCAGCTGAGCAGCCATTACCTGCGCAACTTTATTCCCCGCTTGCCCCGCTAGTTCGCCCACATTCAGGAACCGAGAACCGCCCAGGACGCAGGAGCCCACGCATGCAACGAGTGTTAGCAGGAGTCGATCTCGGAGGCACCAGCATCAAGGCAGCCATCGCCGACGAGTCGGGCGCCGTGCTGGCCCAGCGCAGCGCCCCGACCGAATCACATCGCGGTCCGCTGGCCGTGCTGACCATTATTGGCGACCTGGTCGAAACGCTCGCTGCCGAGGCGGGCGCCCAGGTGCAGGCGATCGGCGTCGGCGTACCCGGCCTGATCGACATTGATTCCGGCGTCACCCGCTTTCTGCCCAACTTCACCACGCACTGGCGGAACGTGCCGGTCGGTCCCACGCTGGCCAAACGTTTTGATTGTCCCGTGCGGTTATTGAACGATGTCCGTACCGCCACCCTGGGCGAGCTGCGGTTCGGCCATGGGAAAGAACGCCCCCATCTGACCCTGCTGTTCTTTGCGCTGGGCACTGGCGTGGGCGGCGGGGTCGTGGTCGACGGCGTGCTGCGACGCGGCCCGCTGGGAGCCGCCGGCGAACTGGGACACATGGTGATGGAGCCGCAAGGCGCCCCCTGTGGTTGCGGCAGCCGAGGCTGCCTGGAAACCATTTCCAGCGGCCCGGCGATCGCCGCCGAAGGGGTCCGGCTGTTGCGCACCGGCATGGCGCCCAAGCTGCACGAACTGGTCGGCGGCAACGCCGATCGGATCAGCACCAAGGAAATGGCGGAAGCCGCAGCGGAGGGCGACAACCATGTCGCCCTGGCGATCACGCGGGCGGCGGAGGTGCTTGGTCTGGCGGCGGCGAATCTGGTTTCGGCGTTGCACCCCGATCTGGTCGTGCTGGGCGGCGGCGTGGCGGAAATGGGCGAGCCGATCTTCGGCCCGGTGCGGCGCGTCATCCGGGAACAGGTCAAAATGTTTCCGACCGATAACGTCCAGGTGGAGCCTTCTCTCCTGAAAGATAAAGCGGGCGTGCTCGGCGCGATCGCCCTGGCGCAAGAAGCGGCTGCAGAAGCGGCTCAAAACGATTAATCGGGAAGCGGCCCGGCGGTCGCTTCCTTTGGCAAAGGTCATGCCCACGCTCATCCGGGAGAGTCACTGATGAATCGTTACGATTCTCGAACTGTTTTCAGCAGCAGCCTGCTGCTTTGCCTGGCCCTCGGCTGCAGCCAGCCCGCCGCGCCGGACAAAACGGCGTCCGCTAAGCCTGATAAAACGGCGTCCACCGAGCCGGACAAATCGGCCTCGACCAGCGACGCTGACGTGCCTGTCCATCATTACTTCCTGAAAGAGGAAACACCGCCGCTGGCCGCCTGGAGCTACAAAGGCGCGACGGGCCCCGCGCACTGGGGCTCGCTCAATCCGGCCTACCGCATGGCCGCCGACGGCAAGCAGCAATCGCCCATTGATATCGAGCTGCCGCAGGTCGAACCGAAGCAGTTGCCCGAACTTCGGTTTGACTACAACCCGGAAACGGTCGCCGCCATGAACAACGGCCACACGATCGAGCACAACAGCGACGAGTCCGGCAGCAAGCTACATATTGGCGACCAGAGCTACCAGCTGGAACAGTTCCACGTGCACACCCCCAGCGAACATTTGATCAACGGCAAGCATGCGGACATGGAAGTGCACTTCGTCCACAAGTCGGCCCAGGGCGAAGTCGCCGTGGTGGCGGTGATGGTGAACAAAGGAGAGCACGACCCGATCCAGATTCCGACCTACTCGCTGCCGTCCAAAACCGATGAGTTAGTGGTGTCCTACCGCGGCGTGCACAACCCAATCGACTTCCTGCCGAAAGAGCGCAGCTACCTGGCGTACCGCGGCTCCTTCACCACGCCGCCTTGCACCGAAGACGTCCGCTGGATCGTGCTCAGCACGCCCGTCGAAGCAAAGCCCGAACTGATCGATCAGTTTGCGGCGATCCTGAAAGGGAACAACCGTCCCGTGCAGCCGCTAAACGGGCGCCAGGTGTCTGAGGAAAAGCAGCCCTAGCGTCCTGCAGCCCGGGGCGATCAGGTTTCTCTATCCTGGACGGCCGCGGCCGGGTGGGTTTTGCGGTTTGAATCGCCTTCTCACCTTTGCCGCCACGTGGTAAACTGACGGCTAGCCAAAAAAACCACGGGTCGCGTTATGCGACCTTGTTTCATTCATCCCCCTCTCCCCGAGAGATCCATGGCCAAGCCGCATCGTAAATTGAAGAAAGCGAATCACGGGAAACGTCCCGCTAACGCCAAAGCCCGCAAAGCCCGTCGCGACAAAGTTAAAACCTAGTCACAGGTCGCCTGGGTCAGGCTGTTTTAACCGTCGTATTCCCGACGGCGTTTCCGAGGAGTCGCAGCGTGTCTTCCAAGAACTTGTACGTGGACCTGTCGCTAATCGACGTGGATAACCCCATCGCCGATATCGAGACAATTCGGCAGTACAACCCACAACGCCATGAGATGGAACAACTTACGGCGATTGTGTACGAAAATATCGAGAAGCACCAATGCGTCGGCTATAAAGACATCACGCGCGAAGAGTTCTGGATCAGGGGCCACATGCCGGGCATGCCTTTGATGCCGGGCGTGGTGATGCTCGAAGCGATGGCCCAACTGTCGAGTTATTTCGTGCAGGCCCATAACCTGCTCGATGCCCAGGTGGTTGGCTTTGGCGGCCTGGAGGAAGTTCGCTTCCGCGGTCCGGTTGTGCCGGGCGATCGGCTCTTCCTGATTTGCGAGCTGACCAAAGTTCGCCCCCGCCGCATGATCGTGTGTCGCTTCCAGGGCGTCGTTAACGGGACCATTGTCGTCGATGGCGTGCTCAAGGGCATTCCCCTGCCGGTTGACTCGCTGCAGGTCAAAGACTAGCCGAATCTTCGGCAGCGGCCCGGCAAACGTCGTCTGCCGGGCGGCCATCTCCTTCACCTTCCGCAGTCCCGCTTGCCTGGGATTGCGCAAGCCAGTCTGCTGTAGCGTAATTCTATGGGACGAGGAAAACTCGGTAAAATCGACCCCGCACTCGATCTCAGCCGCCATCTGCTGCCGCTAAAGGAAGCGCCGTGCCCGCTGGAGCCGGCCAGCTACTTTCCCAACACGGCTCCGTTGGAAATTGAGGTCGGTTGCGGGAAAGGGATGTTCATTGCGGCCGCCGCGCAAGAGAACCCGCAGCGGAACTTTCTGGGAATTGAGATCGCCTGGCGTTACGCGGAATACTGCGCTGCCGCGCTGGCGGAGGCAGAGGTCGAGAACGCCCTGATGCTGCAGGGAGACGGCGAGAAACTGTTTCGCGAGTACCTGGCCGACAACTCCGCGGCGGCGGTGCACGTTTATTTCCCCGATCCCTGGTGGAAGCAGCGACACTGGAAACGCCGGATCATGAATGCCCCTTTCCTGGAGCAGGTGCAGCGGGTGATGGAACCGGGAGCCGTGCTCCATTTCTGGACCGATGTCGAACCGTATTTCCGCAAAGCGCTCGGCGTGGTGCAGGCGGCCACCTCGCTGCAGGGCCCATTCGAGCCGGCGCCTGATGCTGCGGAGTACAATTTTGAGCACCGCACCCACTTCGACCGCCGCATGCAACAGCGTGAGCGGCCGATTTATCGGGCTTATTTCCTCAAAAACTAAACCGACTCGCAGGAGTCGCCCAGCCATGAAACGCCGACGTATGTGGATCTATCTGGCAGTGGCGGCAGCGATCAGCCTGGCGGTGGTTTTGCTCTTTCTGGCGACCACGATCAACGACTGGAGTCGGGACTTCACGACCAATACGGCCGCGATGGATTCCCCGCTGGAAAGCAGCCAGTCGCCCGCTGCGTTGGCAGCGATGGTTCGCTCGGCCGTCGATGAGCTGCCGCGCTGGTCGCTGGTAGAAGAGGACACAACCGACCAGGCTTCGCGTTTGCATTTCACGCGGACCACAGCCCTGTTCCGTTTTGTCGACGATATCCGCGTAACCATCACCCCGACAGCGACCGGCAGCCAGTTGACGGCACGAAGCCAGTCCCGCGTTGGCAAAGGCGACCTGGGACAAAACCCACGGAACCTGCAGGAACTGCTTACGGCGCTTGACCGCCAGCAGCCAACTCCGTGATACATCGGAGGCGGACACCATCGCACAGGGAACGGACGGTTGATGCCCCAAAAAAAATGCCCCGCGAATTGCTTCGCGGGGCTTTTTTGCAGACGTTTCATGACCCCTGACAAGGATCAGATGGAGTGGGCCGCACGGGATTCGAACCTGTGACCTCCACCGTGTGAAGATGGCGCTCTAACCAACTGAGCTAGCGGCCCTACGCCCGGTAGTTTATCCGCATCGGGGCAGGAAGATCAAGAGGCCTTGCGGGTGCAAACTGCTTCCCCGCAGAACAGGCCGATCTCCGGAATTCTGCCGGACAAACAAGCGACAAAACTACTCGGGACGAGGTTCGCTCGGCGGCGGCTCAAACTTGGGAGCGGTCGCTTCCTCGTAATCGTCGACTTCATCGTAGCGTCGTTGCGGAATGTTCCTGGGCGGCGAATAACTGTCGCCGGAAAAGTCGACCGAAGACTGAAAGTCAGACAGACCCTGACGAAACTGGCGGTAACTTCCGCCCAGCGACCGGGCCACTTCGGGCAAACGTTTGCCAAAAAGCAGCACCGCAATGCCGCCAATAATTATCAGTTCCTGCATTCCCATGCCGAACATGCTCAATTCTCCTCGCAAGTCAGAAAACGTAGTAACGTCCGTTCGCACTGAACGGGGTTATTCCACGTTTTCTTTGGCGGAATCGTTGTCAGCGTGGTCGGGATCGGTGTGCAGGCCCGTTTTGAATTCTTTGATTCCGGTGCCCAGCGAACGCATTACTCCCGGCAAGCGATGGCCGAACAGGAGAAGAATGATGCCCGCAATGATCAGCAATTCTAAGTGACCTGGTAGTCCAAACATGGTTACGCTCTCGCACAAAAATAAGGGTGGGAGGAATGGGTTAGCGTTGATAACGCAAACAAGCGGCGAAAGCGGGGTGACACCTTAAAAGGTTCAACCGGACCAACTCGTGCGATAATCCCCGTCAGAAGGAGACGGGGAACCCCAAAACCGATTTCATTCTACTCGTTTCGGGGGCAATGTCAAATATGTTCGCACCGGCTCGCCTGGCTTCCCCTTGGCTCAACTCGCCAGAGTTTGGCCGCTGGCCTCCTCGCCCAGAATACTTCCTCCCGGGCCGGGCGACTTTTGCTACATGAAAACGCCCCCTCCCCACTCGCATGGGGACCCTGGCCGCGTTCCCGGGTGAAAGAAAAAAGGCGAACGAGGCGCCCCGGCCTCGCTCGCCTGCGTTGAAATTTGGCCGTCAGAACCGCTCAGGTAACGTCGGCTTCGAGCGCTTCACCGCAGTCGTTCGTATCCGACAAGGTCAAGCTGAGAGTATGCGGACCATCCTTGCTCCAGGCGCCGGCGAACTTGAACCACATGCACAAGCGGTTATCGTTTTTATTGCTGCCGTGCTGTTTACCCAGGCCGACATCGTGGCGGCAGGGGGGATCGTGACGCAGAAAGCGATAGTTTGTTTCCACACCCCCGGGCAGAGTCCAACTACCAATGAGGCCCTCGCGCAGGTAAACGGACTGCGCCGGAGTCAACAGGTCCGGGTTGCTCGGAAGGGGATTGGGGACCTCATTCTTCCGGTAAATGCAGGCCTTGACTTCTTCCAGTTCGAGCGCGCCGTCCAGGGCCAAACCGCGGATGCAGATCGTTCCAAACCTGGCAGTGAGGGCGTCAGCCGATTCCGACTCTTCGTCGGCGACCGCATCGACGCCTTCGGTGCAGTTGTAGTTGAGATGCCCGTTCCGCAGCAGTTTGCCCTCATACTCGCCGGTCGTCAGGTTCAGGGTTGGCTTGACGATCGTATTGACCAGCGCCAGAGGTTTAATCGGTTCATTCTCTTTGGGTTTTTCCGACGTCATTAATCATCCTCGTTCAGGAAAAAGTGAAACACTACAACGGGCGAAATTCAAGGAGTCGCCGGCTCCTCTTTCGTATCCAAAGCGGCATCGACCAGGGTCGGTCGACCCTGGGGCAGGAAGGTCTCGTCGACGACAATGCTGGCGTAGGGCACGGAGACATTGGACAAGATCAGGTAAACCCCAAACTTGCCCATATTACTTTCAGCCGTATATTCCTTGTTGATTTCAGTTTCGCAGATGCTTTTAAGCGGTTCGCCCGAGCAGCGGAAGGCAATCAGCCCGGTGGCGCCGATCTTCAATTCAATTTCCGCCGTCTTGCCGCGTTCGACCACAATTTCACCGCCGCCGGAAGTCTCCGCAACAAGGTCGATATCCGCACGTGCGTTCGGCACCGCGAACACACGGGCGCGAACCAGCGCGTAACGCCGGTTCCCCTGCTCATCCAGTCCCACCAGGCGAACGTCGAGCCGGTGAAAAGTATGGCTGGGCTGGTCGTCGTAAATGCATTCCTGGTAGCCCCAGAACACGCCAAAACCACCGGTCCATTTGGGCTGATACAGATCGAAACGGAGGGTGTAGCTGGGAGTGGAAACGCTACCCAGTGAGAGCAGGCCCAGATCGGTGCA is part of the Lignipirellula cremea genome and encodes:
- a CDS encoding DUF1499 domain-containing protein → MKRRRMWIYLAVAAAISLAVVLLFLATTINDWSRDFTTNTAAMDSPLESSQSPAALAAMVRSAVDELPRWSLVEEDTTDQASRLHFTRTTALFRFVDDIRVTITPTATGSQLTARSQSRVGKGDLGQNPRNLQELLTALDRQQPTP
- a CDS encoding Sec-independent protein translocase subunit TatA/TatB codes for the protein MFGLPGHLELLIIAGIILLLFGHRLPGVMRSLGTGIKEFKTGLHTDPDHADNDSAKENVE
- a CDS encoding Sec-independent protein translocase subunit TatA/TatB — its product is MFGMGMQELIIIGGIAVLLFGKRLPEVARSLGGSYRQFRQGLSDFQSSVDFSGDSYSPPRNIPQRRYDEVDDYEEATAPKFEPPPSEPRPE
- the trmB gene encoding tRNA (guanosine(46)-N7)-methyltransferase TrmB translates to MGRGKLGKIDPALDLSRHLLPLKEAPCPLEPASYFPNTAPLEIEVGCGKGMFIAAAAQENPQRNFLGIEIAWRYAEYCAAALAEAEVENALMLQGDGEKLFREYLADNSAAAVHVYFPDPWWKQRHWKRRIMNAPFLEQVQRVMEPGAVLHFWTDVEPYFRKALGVVQAATSLQGPFEPAPDAAEYNFEHRTHFDRRMQQRERPIYRAYFLKN
- a CDS encoding 3-hydroxyacyl-ACP dehydratase FabZ family protein; translation: MSSKNLYVDLSLIDVDNPIADIETIRQYNPQRHEMEQLTAIVYENIEKHQCVGYKDITREEFWIRGHMPGMPLMPGVVMLEAMAQLSSYFVQAHNLLDAQVVGFGGLEEVRFRGPVVPGDRLFLICELTKVRPRRMIVCRFQGVVNGTIVVDGVLKGIPLPVDSLQVKD